One Ranitomeya imitator isolate aRanImi1 chromosome 1, aRanImi1.pri, whole genome shotgun sequence DNA window includes the following coding sequences:
- the SETD9 gene encoding SET domain-containing protein 9 isoform X1 translates to MPAPSTVLRAILSRWRSYKYRFVPWVALNLTRNRRTLRCVSAGRADKVVADDDVCSSLVTFFRVLFTWDINAQTDLLSLLPPTTRAMYPAPDTSGQQHKHHHSLHPADAIYASLGFYIDRQPSTMEAAGTGVFVSKGFVPKGAVVSMYPGAVYQSFEPIFFQSIGNPFIFRCLDGILIDGSDKGISKSVYRSCSRRDQLGPLKMCDITWLTSAPLNPLAVGQYVNNCSNERAANVSYQEFDVPESFPVELRQYIPNIRYSHDVEGPLRCVVLVALRDIRCGEELFSNYFTLVQ, encoded by the exons ATGCCCGCTCCGAGCACGGTTTTGCGGGCGATCCTTTCCCGCTGGAGATCGTACAAATATCGGTTTGTCCCCTGGGTGGCGCTGAACCTGACTCGTAACCGCAG GACGCTGCGCTGTGTGTCCGCCGGGCGCGCTGACAAGGTCGTGGCGGATGATGACGTCTGCTCCTCGCTCGTCACTTTCTTTCGGGTCCTGTTCACATGGGATATAAATGCACAGACGGATCTGCTGTCGCTGCTGCCCCCGACCACCCGCGCCATGTACCCTGCGCCCGATACCAGCGGTCAGCAGCACAAACATCATCACTCGCTGCACCCCGCGGACGCCATCTACGCAAGTCTGGGATTCTACATCGATCGGCAGCCGAGCACCATGGAGGCCGCAGGAACCGGAGTGTTCGTCTCCAAAGGGTTTGTGCCTAAAGGAGCCGTAGTGTCAATGTATCCGG GCGCCGTCTATCAGAGTTTTGAGCCCATCTTCTTTCAATCAATCGGAAATCCATTTATTTTCAGATGCCTCGATGGGATTCTCATTGATGGGAGCGACAAGGGAATTTCGAAGTCCGTGTACAG GTCGTGCAGCAGAAGAGATCAACTCGGACCCCTGAAGATGTGTGACATCACCTGGCTGACCAGCGCCCCCCTCAATCCCCTGGCGGTGGGGCAGTATGTGAATAACTGCTCTAATG AGCGCGCGGCCAACGTCTCTTACCAGGAATTCGATGTCCCGGAGTCTTTCCCAGTGGAGCTGAGGCAGTACATCCCCAATATCCGCTACTCCCATGATGTGGAGGG GCCGTTGCGCTGTGTGGTCCTCGTCGCTCTCAGAGACATTCGCTGCGGAGAAGAACTTTTCTCAAACTACTTTACTCTCGTACAGTGA
- the SETD9 gene encoding SET domain-containing protein 9 isoform X2 has protein sequence MPAPSTVLRAILSRWRSYKYRFVPWVALNLTRNRRTLRCVSAGRADKVVADDDVCSSLVTFFRVLFTWDINAQTDLLSLLPPTTRAMYPAPDTSGQQHKHHHSLHPADAIYASLGFYIDRQPSTMEAAGTGVFVSKGCLDGILIDGSDKGISKSVYRSCSRRDQLGPLKMCDITWLTSAPLNPLAVGQYVNNCSNERAANVSYQEFDVPESFPVELRQYIPNIRYSHDVEGPLRCVVLVALRDIRCGEELFSNYFTLVQ, from the exons ATGCCCGCTCCGAGCACGGTTTTGCGGGCGATCCTTTCCCGCTGGAGATCGTACAAATATCGGTTTGTCCCCTGGGTGGCGCTGAACCTGACTCGTAACCGCAG GACGCTGCGCTGTGTGTCCGCCGGGCGCGCTGACAAGGTCGTGGCGGATGATGACGTCTGCTCCTCGCTCGTCACTTTCTTTCGGGTCCTGTTCACATGGGATATAAATGCACAGACGGATCTGCTGTCGCTGCTGCCCCCGACCACCCGCGCCATGTACCCTGCGCCCGATACCAGCGGTCAGCAGCACAAACATCATCACTCGCTGCACCCCGCGGACGCCATCTACGCAAGTCTGGGATTCTACATCGATCGGCAGCCGAGCACCATGGAGGCCGCAGGAACCGGAGTGTTCGTCTCCAAAGG ATGCCTCGATGGGATTCTCATTGATGGGAGCGACAAGGGAATTTCGAAGTCCGTGTACAG GTCGTGCAGCAGAAGAGATCAACTCGGACCCCTGAAGATGTGTGACATCACCTGGCTGACCAGCGCCCCCCTCAATCCCCTGGCGGTGGGGCAGTATGTGAATAACTGCTCTAATG AGCGCGCGGCCAACGTCTCTTACCAGGAATTCGATGTCCCGGAGTCTTTCCCAGTGGAGCTGAGGCAGTACATCCCCAATATCCGCTACTCCCATGATGTGGAGGG GCCGTTGCGCTGTGTGGTCCTCGTCGCTCTCAGAGACATTCGCTGCGGAGAAGAACTTTTCTCAAACTACTTTACTCTCGTACAGTGA